One region of uncultured Sulfurimonas sp. genomic DNA includes:
- the hypB gene encoding hydrogenase nickel incorporation protein HypB, with amino-acid sequence MCKDCGCSITDSVGHSHEHNHHSHGDENHSHEHDHAHKHSHGSSQEHQEAHQHLHDNPQLNDPKTISIITKILDKNDQEAHHNREHFNSHGVLCINLMSSPGSGKTTLLEHLSDVVNFEFGVVEGDLETSRDADRLKAKGIEAHQIQTGSACHLDAFMVHKALHHMNLDNLDVCFVENVGNLVCPASYDVGSHLNIVLVSIPEGEDKIAKYPVMFRQADLILFTKVDLLPYFEYDLEKEKADARKLRPNVDILEVSIKDKESLKRVGEWIKFKMGMR; translated from the coding sequence ATGTGTAAAGATTGCGGTTGCAGTATAACAGATAGCGTAGGACACTCACACGAGCATAATCACCACTCTCACGGAGATGAAAATCACTCTCATGAACATGATCATGCACATAAACACTCTCATGGAAGTTCACAGGAACATCAAGAAGCACATCAGCATCTGCATGATAATCCTCAGTTAAATGATCCAAAAACTATATCTATTATCACAAAAATTTTAGATAAAAACGATCAAGAAGCACATCACAACAGAGAACATTTTAACTCTCATGGAGTACTTTGTATAAATCTTATGAGCTCACCAGGTAGTGGAAAAACAACACTTTTAGAACATTTATCAGATGTTGTTAATTTTGAATTTGGTGTAGTTGAGGGAGATTTGGAGACAAGTAGAGATGCAGATAGATTAAAAGCTAAAGGCATAGAAGCTCATCAAATTCAAACTGGTTCGGCTTGTCATCTTGATGCATTTATGGTTCATAAAGCTCTTCATCATATGAACTTAGATAATTTAGATGTATGTTTTGTAGAAAATGTTGGAAACCTTGTTTGTCCTGCATCTTATGATGTTGGAAGTCACTTAAACATAGTTCTTGTCTCAATTCCTGAAGGTGAAGACAAGATAGCTAAGTATCCTGTAATGTTTCGTCAAGCAGATTTGATTCTGTTTACAAAAGTAGATTTGCTTCCATATTTTGAGTATGACTTAGAAAAAGAAAAAGCAGATGCAAGAAAGCTAAGACCAAATGTTGATATACTTGAAGTTAGTATCAAAGATAAAGAGAGCTTAAAAAGAGTTGGCGAGTGGATAAAATTTAAAATGGGGATGAGATAA
- a CDS encoding transposase, whose amino-acid sequence MNCIYCNNEKLYKLKSNQIKCSKCKKKFSIKKVQRDFELIECFVKDFTAKQSADKYLLNYSTVKTRFELFRKLIANFLEEQYQKKEVLEYDEYIYLCKSKKKIKENIFDAQNFLTFHYEDKIYNLLMPNLKRYKNEFLESGAQTAHFKEFSKFMMLNKISKTQKRENLITKFWIFFENMILKYKGVRDENFFYYLKEIEFKFNYSYEQQVHILKSSLYKYF is encoded by the coding sequence ATGAACTGCATATATTGTAATAATGAAAAATTGTATAAACTAAAATCAAATCAAATCAAGTGTTCAAAGTGTAAAAAAAAGTTCTCTATAAAAAAAGTTCAAAGAGATTTTGAGCTAATTGAGTGCTTTGTAAAGGACTTTACAGCTAAGCAATCTGCGGATAAATATCTCTTAAATTATTCTACTGTAAAAACAAGATTTGAACTATTTAGAAAGCTTATAGCCAATTTTTTAGAAGAGCAATATCAAAAAAAAGAGGTCTTAGAATATGATGAATATATTTACTTATGTAAAAGTAAAAAAAAGATAAAAGAAAATATTTTTGATGCCCAAAATTTTTTAACATTTCATTATGAAGATAAAATTTATAATTTACTTATGCCAAACCTAAAAAGATATAAAAATGAGTTCTTAGAATCAGGTGCACAAACAGCACATTTCAAAGAGTTTTCAAAGTTTATGATGCTAAACAAAATATCAAAAACTCAAAAAAGAGAAAACCTCATAACAAAGTTTTGGATTTTTTTTGAAAATATGATTTTAAAATATAAGGGAGTTAGGGATGAAAATTTCTTTTACTATTTAAAAGAGATAGAGTTTAAGTTTAACTACTCTTATGAACAACAAGTTCATATACTAAAATCCTCTCTTTATAAATACTTTTGA
- the hypF gene encoding carbamoyltransferase HypF, translating to MAQTSYSTLKRLKFKIFGQVQGVGFRPFVYKIATELGLYGFVKNNQEGVELELEGDKLKIKEFINILNSDRLPPLAHIDKIQQIEIKTLYTEQFEIIHSTCDVEKGLKVALVLPDIAICSECILDIDSPYEMKYYDYFATTCTNCGPRYSIIQTVPYDRENTSMSKFKMCDSCEDEYRDPLDRRYHAQPISCNNCGPTLSDTIENTADFIKNGKIVAIKGLGGFHIVCDATNDEVVKKLRTYKNRPTKPLAIMCKDIEQVKYLASASAKEQELLASKEAPIVILNKTIDAKIKISKEVAPNIDRIGCFLPYTALHHLLFKELRNPIVATSANLASEPIIIDAQDIKSKLPFVDFVLDFDRDIVNGVDDSLVQVVAGKTQMLRLSRGYAPKVIKLPFKSKKKILAVGANAKNAIAFVIEDSIILSPHIGDLGSLKAFEFFERTIETFKRFYDFESDIIIHDMHPNYETTKWAKSQGKELVEVQHHLAHIYACKAEFGLSGDYLGFSFDGTGYGSDKKLWGGEIFVGDERKYSFKPLKLLGGEKAIKEPRRVALSMLFDSYSLDEVLKLDLDLVRSFKESEIKILHQSHTKNLNAPLSSSVGRLFDAMASFSNLLQFQTYEGEAGLICEQNYNKNIADAYKYKIVDGIIDIEFDFFDKELISRFINTLAKIVIDISKKEKMEVILSGGVFQNKTLLELVASELEKENIKHYYQQNTCINDAGIALGQAYYSLQKYL from the coding sequence ATGGCGCAAACGAGTTACTCTACACTTAAAAGATTAAAGTTTAAAATTTTTGGACAGGTTCAAGGAGTTGGATTTCGTCCATTTGTATATAAAATAGCAACAGAGTTAGGTTTATATGGCTTTGTAAAAAACAACCAAGAAGGTGTTGAGCTAGAATTAGAAGGAGATAAGCTTAAAATAAAAGAATTTATAAATATTTTAAACTCAGATAGATTGCCTCCATTGGCACATATAGATAAAATACAACAAATAGAGATAAAAACTCTTTATACGGAACAGTTTGAAATAATACATTCTACTTGCGATGTTGAAAAAGGCTTAAAAGTAGCATTGGTATTACCTGACATTGCAATATGTAGTGAGTGTATTTTGGACATTGACTCCCCTTATGAAATGAAATATTACGATTATTTTGCCACAACCTGCACAAATTGTGGCCCAAGATACAGTATTATTCAAACTGTTCCTTATGACAGAGAAAATACCTCTATGAGTAAGTTTAAAATGTGTGATTCATGTGAAGATGAGTACCGTGATCCACTAGATAGACGCTATCATGCACAACCCATTTCATGCAACAATTGCGGACCAACTCTCTCAGATACTATTGAAAATACAGCAGACTTTATAAAAAATGGAAAAATAGTTGCCATAAAAGGTCTCGGTGGTTTTCATATAGTTTGTGATGCAACAAATGATGAGGTTGTAAAAAAACTACGAACTTATAAAAACAGACCTACTAAACCTCTTGCAATAATGTGCAAAGATATAGAACAAGTAAAATATTTAGCATCTGCATCTGCAAAAGAGCAAGAACTTTTAGCATCTAAAGAAGCACCGATAGTTATTTTAAATAAAACCATAGATGCAAAGATAAAAATATCTAAAGAGGTAGCTCCAAATATAGACAGAATCGGATGTTTTTTGCCATACACCGCACTTCATCATCTTCTTTTTAAAGAACTCCGAAACCCTATAGTTGCGACAAGTGCAAATCTAGCAAGTGAGCCTATCATTATAGATGCACAAGATATAAAAAGCAAACTTCCCTTTGTTGATTTTGTTCTTGATTTTGACAGAGATATAGTAAATGGAGTTGATGACTCTTTAGTTCAAGTTGTAGCAGGTAAAACTCAGATGCTAAGACTCTCTCGCGGATATGCGCCTAAGGTTATAAAGTTGCCATTTAAGAGTAAAAAGAAAATCTTGGCAGTAGGTGCAAACGCTAAAAATGCAATAGCTTTTGTTATAGAAGATAGCATCATACTCTCTCCTCATATTGGGGATTTGGGTTCATTAAAAGCTTTTGAGTTTTTTGAGCGAACGATAGAGACTTTTAAAAGATTTTACGACTTTGAGAGTGATATCATAATCCACGATATGCATCCAAACTATGAGACTACAAAATGGGCAAAGAGTCAGGGTAAAGAGCTTGTAGAAGTACAGCATCACTTAGCTCATATCTATGCTTGTAAAGCTGAGTTTGGTTTGAGTGGGGATTACTTAGGATTTAGTTTTGATGGTACTGGTTATGGAAGTGACAAGAAGCTTTGGGGTGGAGAGATATTTGTCGGCGATGAGCGAAAATACAGCTTTAAACCGCTAAAACTTTTAGGCGGAGAAAAAGCCATAAAAGAACCAAGACGTGTTGCTCTTAGTATGCTTTTTGATAGCTACTCTTTAGATGAAGTTTTAAAACTTGATTTGGATTTAGTCCGCTCTTTTAAAGAAAGCGAAATAAAAATCTTGCACCAAAGTCATACTAAAAATCTAAATGCACCTCTAAGCTCATCAGTCGGAAGACTCTTTGATGCCATGGCTAGTTTTTCAAACCTACTGCAGTTTCAAACTTATGAGGGCGAAGCAGGTCTTATTTGTGAGCAAAACTACAATAAAAACATAGCAGATGCTTACAAGTACAAAATAGTAGATGGCATCATAGATATAGAGTTTGATTTTTTTGATAAAGAATTAATCTCAAGGTTTATAAACACTCTAGCAAAAATAGTCATAGACATATCAAAAAAAGAAAAGATGGAGGTAATACTAAGCGGTGGAGTTTTTCAGAACAAAACACTTTTAGAACTTGTAGCATCTGAGCTTGAAAAAGAGAACATAAAACACTACTACCAACAAAATACGTGCATCAATGATGCTGGAATTGCTTTGGGACAGGCATATTACTCACTTCAAAAGTATTTATAA
- a CDS encoding hydrogenase produces MVLEFIFEYSSSSFIYDKILTKVLSNSDLDGKLLKSDRYIKLYVASEDSDKLEEFANKLSLELPHSIYLRHTEVNVVDAMPEEDMTLVSTEKPALSFCPSCLAKVLDESSQDYYNPFCECDVCGYSLDKESANYKSLFEQTASAIKNGSAIKVNTFYGEYYLSKLDARCNDISFDVLCYDLASVAKYTNVTKNETIALGAIEKPLISLKTNLKFKMDFEDVKEELLRFKLADDFVLHLIMLELHKLGINCISISKDEIKYENTLDIVDFKEVMEPIECVVGEKNIVILSGNKGLPKFELTDEEVIPYIGAFNSVIKEHDFKEKTVVGLNISKDYHNNILVYGKKFGLIEYLSFKSEYGSVAEIFSAIEETNETGKKLLGNYRDNFGELFQRVSLVTFDEQELNIYKLWGIVSIILGYSNNYDIYTSAKKLESNAKSFLGSKGPRIDYKLQNINSKVYLDPLMVIRTAMTFKLAGVDDLSLSYGVVESFVEFISNQLDEIKQNMNNDVVVATGSLLGNKHLFSKLDKEVSINHELYFNKELPVDGINIRYGANELLYT; encoded by the coding sequence GTGGTATTAGAATTTATATTTGAATATTCATCTTCATCATTTATTTACGACAAAATACTAACAAAAGTACTTAGTAATTCAGACCTTGATGGAAAACTTTTAAAAAGCGATAGATATATTAAGTTATATGTAGCATCTGAAGATAGCGATAAATTAGAAGAGTTTGCAAATAAATTATCTTTAGAATTACCACACTCTATTTATTTGCGTCATACTGAAGTTAATGTTGTAGATGCAATGCCTGAGGAAGATATGACTTTGGTTTCTACAGAAAAACCAGCTCTATCTTTTTGTCCTAGTTGTTTAGCAAAGGTTTTAGATGAATCAAGCCAAGATTACTACAATCCATTTTGTGAATGTGATGTTTGTGGATACTCTTTGGACAAAGAAAGTGCAAACTATAAAAGTCTCTTTGAACAAACAGCAAGTGCCATAAAAAATGGTTCTGCCATAAAAGTAAATACCTTTTATGGAGAGTATTATTTATCTAAATTAGACGCAAGATGCAATGATATCTCTTTTGATGTATTGTGTTATGACTTAGCATCTGTTGCAAAGTACACAAATGTTACAAAAAATGAAACAATAGCTTTAGGAGCAATAGAAAAACCACTTATATCTTTAAAAACAAATCTAAAATTTAAGATGGATTTTGAAGATGTCAAAGAGGAGTTGTTAAGATTTAAACTTGCAGATGATTTTGTGCTTCATTTGATTATGTTAGAACTCCATAAGCTTGGTATAAATTGTATATCTATAAGTAAAGATGAAATAAAATATGAAAATACACTCGATATAGTTGATTTTAAAGAAGTTATGGAGCCTATTGAGTGTGTGGTTGGTGAAAAAAACATAGTCATACTTAGTGGAAATAAAGGTCTACCAAAATTTGAACTAACTGATGAAGAAGTTATTCCATATATTGGGGCTTTTAACTCCGTGATTAAAGAACATGATTTTAAAGAAAAAACTGTAGTTGGCTTAAATATCAGTAAAGATTATCATAACAATATACTTGTTTATGGAAAAAAGTTTGGACTTATTGAGTATCTATCATTTAAATCTGAGTATGGCAGTGTTGCTGAAATTTTTAGTGCTATAGAAGAGACAAATGAAACAGGTAAAAAACTTTTAGGAAATTATCGAGATAACTTTGGTGAGCTTTTTCAAAGAGTTTCTTTAGTTACTTTTGATGAACAAGAGTTAAATATTTATAAACTATGGGGAATAGTTTCTATTATCTTGGGCTATAGTAATAATTATGATATTTATACTTCTGCAAAAAAATTAGAGAGCAATGCTAAATCTTTTTTAGGTTCAAAAGGACCTAGAATAGACTATAAACTTCAAAATATAAACTCAAAAGTTTATCTAGATCCATTGATGGTAATTAGAACTGCTATGACTTTTAAACTTGCTGGAGTTGATGACTTATCTCTTTCATATGGAGTTGTAGAGAGTTTTGTTGAGTTTATATCTAATCAACTTGATGAGATAAAGCAAAATATGAACAATGATGTAGTTGTAGCAACTGGTTCACTGCTTGGAAATAAGCATTTATTTAGTAAGTTAGATAAAGAGGTTTCTATAAATCATGAGCTATATTTTAACAAAGAATTACCAGTAGATGGGATAAACATTAGATATGGCGCAAACGAGTTACTCTACACTTAA
- a CDS encoding HyaD/HybD family hydrogenase maturation endopeptidase, translated as MKILILGIGNVLFGDEGIGVHLANYLDEKYNFISDEHTVDVIDGGTLAQILIPIITDYDRVLLIDCVNVADGNVGDVYSFDFDAVPEYITWEGSAHEVEMLQTLQMIDMLGDLPPVKIVGVIPYVIGEDTTFSMTQEVLDASKIMENSIINYLKDLNVQTSFKNAEAVLQDVARTSYLRGTEWY; from the coding sequence TTGAAAATATTAATATTAGGTATAGGAAATGTACTCTTTGGTGATGAGGGTATAGGTGTTCATTTAGCTAACTATCTTGATGAAAAATATAATTTTATATCTGATGAACATACAGTAGATGTAATTGATGGTGGAACTTTAGCTCAAATTTTAATACCTATCATAACAGACTATGACAGAGTTTTGTTGATAGACTGTGTTAATGTTGCAGATGGAAATGTTGGAGATGTTTATAGTTTTGATTTTGATGCTGTTCCTGAGTATATTACATGGGAGGGTAGTGCTCATGAAGTTGAGATGCTACAAACTCTTCAGATGATAGATATGCTAGGAGATTTGCCTCCTGTAAAAATTGTTGGTGTCATTCCATATGTAATTGGTGAAGATACAACTTTTAGCATGACACAAGAAGTTTTAGATGCAAGCAAAATTATGGAAAATTCTATAATTAATTATTTAAAAGATTTAAATGTACAGACAAGTTTTAAAAATGCTGAAGCTGTTTTACAAGATGTGGCTAGAACATCATATTTAAGGGGTACAGAGTGGTATTAG
- the cybH gene encoding Ni/Fe-hydrogenase, b-type cytochrome subunit, whose protein sequence is MNTQAHKKIEIEQHMEFSPSYRWQHWIRAVSIVVLTVTGFYIAVPFITPEVSAQPTNFLQALIRSWHIIFGFLLISAVVFKSYLFLFTKRCTIERSAFKDVFNPKIWIKQIGYYMLMSKHPKLSGVYNPVQFVAYAALYLMLFGLIITGLILYVHDYHQGLGGFLYAPMKSIEVMIGGLAVARSVHHILTWGVMLFVVVHVYMAIFNSVFGKEGSMDAIFSGMKWNKKH, encoded by the coding sequence ATGAATACTCAAGCTCATAAAAAGATAGAAATAGAGCAACATATGGAATTTTCACCATCTTATAGATGGCAACACTGGATAAGAGCGGTTTCTATCGTTGTCTTAACAGTAACGGGATTTTATATAGCTGTTCCTTTTATAACACCAGAAGTAAGTGCTCAACCGACAAATTTTTTGCAAGCTTTGATTAGAAGTTGGCATATTATTTTTGGATTTCTTCTAATATCTGCTGTGGTCTTTAAAAGTTATCTATTTTTGTTTACAAAAAGATGTACTATAGAGCGATCAGCATTTAAAGATGTGTTTAATCCAAAAATTTGGATAAAACAAATAGGGTATTATATGCTTATGAGTAAGCATCCTAAGCTAAGTGGAGTTTATAATCCAGTTCAGTTTGTAGCTTATGCAGCACTATATCTTATGTTATTTGGACTTATTATTACAGGTCTTATTTTGTATGTTCATGATTACCATCAAGGACTAGGAGGCTTTCTTTATGCTCCTATGAAAAGTATAGAAGTTATGATAGGCGGACTTGCTGTAGCTCGCAGTGTTCATCATATATTAACTTGGGGTGTGATGCTATTTGTTGTAGTCCATGTTTATATGGCTATATTTAATTCTGTATTTGGTAAAGAGGGTAGCATGGATGCTATCTTTAGCGGTATGAAATGGAATAAAAAACATTAA
- a CDS encoding nickel-dependent hydrogenase large subunit, which yields MSKRVIVDPITRIEGHLRAEVIVGDDGIVQDAFVSSTLWRGLEVIAKGRDPRNVPLMMQRICGVCTYSHYLKSTMAVEDALGIKIPYNAELVRSLMNAALFMHDHVVHFYHLHGVDWVDIVSALSADPAKASKLAFKYSDNPIATGENDLKKAQEKIAKFAKNPQGLGPFANAYWGHGTYKLTPEQNLIALSHYLKALEMQRIAAQLLAIFGGKNPHPQSLTVGGVTCVMDILNPAKMGEYMTKFKAMADFINNAYYPDIVMAAEMYKTEGSVVKPIGVKNFLAFEDFIVGRGERLFESGIVMDGDLSKVFEIDESLITEEATHAWYQNDNALHPYDGETNPNYTGFVDGDTVGPDGKMIHSKMINEKEKYSWIKSPRYDGKPMEVGPLACLVVGFAKGNPKVKKVVGDFLATTGLPAAALFTTLGRTAARMLQAKLIADNAMVAFNNLIENLKVDQETCATYTIDKNKEYKGRGMGDVPRGMLSHWIRIKNGVVENYQAVVPSTWNAGPMDAKGQKGPYEADLVGLKIENLAQPLEIIRIIHSYDPCIACAVHVMDTKGNKLSEYKLDPLYGGCSV from the coding sequence ATGTCAAAAAGAGTAATAGTAGATCCTATCACAAGAATAGAAGGACACTTAAGAGCTGAGGTTATTGTGGGCGATGATGGAATTGTTCAAGATGCCTTTGTATCTTCAACTTTATGGAGAGGCTTAGAAGTAATCGCTAAGGGAAGAGACCCTAGAAATGTACCACTTATGATGCAGAGAATTTGTGGAGTTTGTACATATTCTCACTATCTAAAAAGTACAATGGCAGTTGAAGATGCACTTGGAATAAAAATACCATATAATGCAGAGTTAGTCAGATCATTAATGAATGCTGCACTATTTATGCATGACCATGTTGTTCACTTTTATCATTTACATGGTGTTGACTGGGTTGATATAGTATCTGCACTTAGTGCAGACCCTGCAAAAGCAAGTAAATTGGCTTTTAAATATAGTGATAATCCTATAGCTACTGGTGAAAATGACCTTAAAAAGGCTCAAGAAAAAATCGCTAAGTTTGCTAAAAATCCTCAAGGACTTGGACCATTCGCTAATGCATATTGGGGACATGGAACTTATAAGCTAACACCAGAACAAAATCTTATAGCACTTTCTCACTACTTAAAAGCATTAGAGATGCAAAGAATTGCTGCACAACTTTTAGCTATTTTTGGTGGTAAAAATCCGCATCCGCAAAGTCTTACTGTTGGTGGAGTAACTTGTGTTATGGATATTTTAAACCCTGCAAAAATGGGTGAATATATGACTAAGTTTAAAGCAATGGCTGATTTTATTAACAATGCTTACTATCCAGATATCGTTATGGCAGCTGAAATGTATAAAACAGAAGGCTCAGTTGTTAAACCAATTGGTGTTAAAAACTTTTTGGCTTTTGAAGATTTTATAGTAGGTCGTGGTGAGAGACTGTTTGAGAGTGGTATAGTAATGGATGGAGACTTAAGTAAAGTCTTTGAAATTGATGAAAGTCTAATCACAGAAGAAGCTACTCATGCATGGTATCAAAATGACAACGCACTTCATCCTTATGATGGTGAAACTAATCCTAACTATACAGGATTTGTAGATGGTGATACAGTTGGACCAGATGGCAAAATGATTCACTCTAAAATGATTAATGAAAAAGAAAAATATTCTTGGATTAAATCACCTAGATATGATGGTAAACCAATGGAAGTTGGACCTTTAGCATGTTTGGTAGTTGGTTTTGCAAAAGGCAATCCAAAAGTAAAAAAAGTTGTGGGTGATTTCTTAGCAACTACAGGTCTTCCTGCAGCTGCACTATTTACTACGCTAGGTAGAACAGCAGCAAGAATGTTACAAGCTAAATTGATTGCAGATAATGCAATGGTTGCATTTAACAATCTTATAGAAAATTTAAAAGTTGATCAAGAAACTTGTGCTACTTATACTATTGATAAAAACAAAGAGTATAAAGGTAGAGGTATGGGTGATGTTCCTCGTGGAATGTTAAGTCATTGGATTAGAATTAAAAATGGTGTTGTTGAGAATTATCAAGCTGTTGTTCCATCTACTTGGAATGCAGGACCTATGGATGCTAAAGGTCAAAAAGGACCTTATGAAGCTGATTTAGTTGGTCTTAAAATTGAAAACTTAGCACAACCTTTAGAAATAATTAGAATTATTCACTCTTATGATCCTTGTATCGCTTGTGCGGTTCATGTTATGGATACAAAAGGCAATAAACTAAGTGAGTATAAATTGGATCCTCTTTATGGTGGATGTAGCGTTTAA
- a CDS encoding hydrogenase small subunit → MVNDTLYKKLSARIDELSKLPKLDDQKSIPTLIEENGFTRRDFMTWAAGVTAMLALPSNFTPLVAKAAEVADRLPVVWLHMAECTGCTESLLRSASPSIDSLIFDHISLEYQETIMSAAGWQAEQNLENAIEKYKGRYVLMVEGGIPHGDSSYFLTIGGHGKTGEQSAIDASEHAAAIFAIGTCSSFGGVQAAAPNPTNATSLSKVTSKPVINVPGCPPSESNIVGTLLHFLLYGTLPALDAYNRPKWAYGLRIHDMCERRGHFDAGEFVEQFGDEGAKNGYCLYKVGCKGPYTFNNCSRQKFNEGTSWPVQAGHGCMGCSEPDFWDTMGILHEPLADRLYHTTFGGLGSDATADKIGLGLLTVTAVGIAAHAAISAVKKPKE, encoded by the coding sequence ATGGTGAATGACACTCTATATAAAAAATTGTCAGCTAGAATAGATGAGTTATCAAAGTTACCCAAACTAGATGATCAAAAATCAATTCCTACATTGATTGAAGAGAATGGTTTTACGAGAAGAGATTTTATGACATGGGCAGCTGGTGTTACTGCTATGTTGGCACTTCCTTCAAATTTTACACCTCTCGTTGCAAAGGCGGCAGAAGTTGCAGATAGACTTCCTGTTGTTTGGTTACACATGGCAGAGTGTACGGGCTGTACTGAATCATTACTAAGATCAGCAAGTCCAAGTATTGATAGTTTGATTTTTGATCATATATCTTTAGAATACCAAGAGACGATAATGTCTGCAGCTGGTTGGCAAGCAGAACAAAATCTTGAAAATGCTATTGAAAAATATAAGGGAAGATATGTTTTGATGGTTGAGGGTGGTATTCCTCATGGTGATAGTAGTTATTTTCTTACAATTGGCGGACATGGTAAAACAGGTGAGCAGAGTGCTATAGATGCATCTGAACACGCTGCTGCAATCTTTGCTATAGGTACTTGTTCTTCATTTGGTGGTGTTCAAGCTGCAGCTCCAAATCCTACAAATGCAACTTCACTTAGTAAGGTTACAAGCAAACCAGTTATCAATGTTCCAGGTTGTCCTCCAAGTGAGAGTAATATTGTTGGAACACTATTGCACTTCTTACTTTATGGAACACTTCCAGCTTTAGATGCTTACAATAGACCTAAATGGGCTTATGGGCTTAGAATTCACGATATGTGTGAAAGACGTGGTCATTTTGATGCAGGTGAGTTTGTAGAGCAATTTGGTGATGAGGGTGCTAAAAATGGTTACTGTCTATATAAAGTAGGCTGTAAGGGTCCATATACATTTAACAACTGTTCTAGACAAAAGTTTAATGAAGGTACATCTTGGCCAGTTCAAGCAGGACATGGTTGTATGGGATGTAGTGAGCCAGATTTTTGGGATACTATGGGTATTCTTCACGAACCTCTTGCAGATAGACTTTATCATACAACATTTGGTGGATTGGGTTCAGATGCAACGGCAGACAAAATTGGTTTAGGACTACTTACTGTTACAGCAGTAGGAATCGCAGCACACGCAGCTATATCAGCCGTAAAAAAACCAAAAGAATAA
- a CDS encoding nickel-dependent hydrogenase large subunit, with the protein MIKLIEKIEGEAKLNFSFKDKKIDFVDIKFSTTRNIENILRGKPAQDALIINPRVCGICGHAHLIATVEALEDCYKDIKISQKAKIIRELTLNFELIQNHFKWFYLSLRPLLGKKQEILKATSPTQLMAKAIATFGGQYPHTSYAIVGGVVCDITEIDLIKIKHFIDETMKFFMTNVVKSDTKEFLLCNSIDKIIKKDGDLPDILKEIKKKKYIQYGKSYDRFIAFGENSYFKKGKSHKTVATYNLSFDYVKEQTNQNSLAKNVMYKEKYYEVGPLARAMVKKTPLVKDAHRKYADNMFSRVIARVCEIPQLLNHSKELLEQLDLSQASYIKPSIDISKMTASGVSAVEAARGSLIHKVDLENGIIKNYEIITPTQWNLSNGTKENLGVSQKAMVGLENVKTAELVFKTFDVCSVCTTH; encoded by the coding sequence ATGATTAAGTTAATAGAAAAAATAGAAGGTGAAGCAAAACTAAACTTTAGTTTTAAAGATAAAAAGATAGATTTTGTTGATATAAAGTTTTCAACAACAAGAAATATTGAAAATATACTAAGAGGAAAACCTGCTCAAGATGCACTAATAATAAATCCAAGAGTCTGTGGCATCTGTGGACATGCGCATCTTATAGCTACTGTTGAAGCACTTGAAGATTGCTATAAAGATATAAAAATCTCTCAAAAAGCTAAAATTATAAGAGAGTTAACTCTTAACTTTGAGCTTATACAAAATCATTTTAAATGGTTTTACCTTAGCTTGCGACCACTTCTTGGAAAAAAACAAGAGATATTAAAGGCGACATCTCCTACTCAACTTATGGCTAAAGCTATTGCAACTTTTGGTGGACAATATCCTCATACTTCTTATGCTATAGTTGGTGGAGTTGTTTGTGATATAACTGAAATAGATCTTATAAAGATAAAACATTTTATAGATGAGACCATGAAATTTTTTATGACAAATGTTGTAAAGTCAGATACAAAAGAGTTTTTGTTATGTAACAGTATAGATAAGATTATCAAAAAAGATGGCGACTTACCAGATATTTTAAAAGAGATAAAAAAGAAAAAATATATTCAATATGGAAAAAGTTATGATAGATTTATAGCCTTTGGTGAAAACTCTTACTTTAAAAAAGGCAAGTCTCATAAGACTGTGGCTACTTATAATCTCTCTTTTGATTATGTAAAAGAGCAGACAAATCAAAACTCCTTAGCAAAAAATGTGATGTATAAAGAAAAGTATTATGAAGTGGGTCCTTTGGCTCGTGCTATGGTAAAGAAAACGCCTTTAGTTAAAGATGCGCATAGAAAATATGCAGACAATATGTTTAGTAGAGTTATCGCTAGAGTATGTGAGATACCACAACTATTAAACCACTCAAAAGAGTTGCTAGAACAATTGGACTTAAGTCAAGCATCATATATAAAACCTTCTATTGATATTAGTAAAATGACTGCTTCTGGAGTTAGTGCTGTTGAAGCGGCAAGAGGTTCATTGATTCATAAAGTTGATTTGGAAAATGGCATTATTAAAAATTATGAAATTATAACGCCAACGCAATGGAACTTATCAAATGGTACAAAAGAAAATCTTGGAGTTTCACAAAAAGCTATGGTAGGTTTAGAAAATGTAAAAACTGCTGAGTTAGTTTTTAAAACATTTGATGTTTGCTCTGTTTGTACCACCCATTAA